A window of Dysidea avara chromosome 1, odDysAvar1.4, whole genome shotgun sequence genomic DNA:
CAGTTAATTTATGAATAGTATAAACATTCACTACAAGAATTATGACTTCACACACAAACTTGGATACAGTAACTAAAGCTATGATTTCAGTGGTATAGCCAGAACCCTGGCCACCCTGCCTAGGCCTGGGAATCTACACTCTATGTAAACATAAAGATCAAAGTACTTTAATTAGACAAGTACTATCACCTGAATACACTAGTCTAGCAAATAAAAGCTATCCTAACAATCAGTCGACATATTTTCTGGGTGGCATGTACTGTATGCTCATTATAAACATCAAGATTAAGATACCCAAATGGAGTGGCCATCCCTAAAATTACATTGTGATAAGCTGTGGAAATTCAATCTCACAGGGTCTGTGTTTCAAACTTCACCTGGTGGGGGACATACCCCAGACCCCCTGAGTTGGCATCCTTATACAATTCCTACATACTAAGGTGTGCATGTAGAACAAAAGCGTAAAAGCCAACTTGATTTTGACTATGAATACAAACTGCAAAAGTATGGCCTATCAATCTATTAGTTCTAATGAGTTTAAGGTCTGGAGGTTTCAGTAAAGTAACCACAGAGGATTGTTAACAAACAAGAATAGGAATTCAAGACAAGCAAGGTGTCTGATTAGGACAGAAGATTCTCAAATTTGGTCTTAGCAATTAAACAGGATGATCCCTTTGGATAAATCTTTTTTATTCAGACATTGGCATTTGTACCTGGTTGAACAACCAATGCTGCGAAACTAATATCATCTGCTGGATTATGACTGAATTCCTGTAGTTATTTCCCTTTAACTAAATAAATATTACCTACTGTAACTATTATGttgtgtacagtagctaggcCCTGGAATCACCTAAGTATGGCTACACTCTTGCATGATTTGAGTCTACAAAATTTAACTTTACAGTTGCAACAAGAACTATATTTTCCACCTTTACTAGAAATCTGTTCAGTGTTTACACAACGTCAGTACTTACAAACTAAGTGTTGCTGTATGCTATTGTGAGATATAACAAACATGATTTTTTTGCATTCCTTTGAACTATGAACTGTAATAGTATTGAAAATACCTTTTGGTTATACCATTGTCCTATACAATGCCATTACATACATACCGTGTATATGATCTACATAAAATACACAAAGACCCTTTATCCACATACCTGTTACCTGTATTTGTATGTTTGAACCAGGACCTGCAATCACTTCTGTTGCTGCAGTTTTCACTGTAATGCTATCACCCATCCCTATTCCAGCCTTGTTCACAGCAGCCACTGTGATGGTATATGTTGTGTTACTCCTCAGACCAAGAAATGTAACAGCTAAACAAGTAGcattaacaatattatttgGTATGTTAACATGTTCATCAGATGATATCACAACTTGGTAATATAACACTTCTCCACAATAAGGACTACTAGCAGGGTCCCATGTGACTATGATCAAGTCTAGTCTGTAAGTTGTGTTGGTGAGATGAGTAACACCTGAATTGAAATAATCATACATACTCGACCAGCTAGACTGCAGTGTGTGCATTACCCTACACTTGTGATCATAGCACAGAAGTACTGTAATAAGATTGCAATCATATCTATGCCATTTGTAGACCTGTAGTCACTTTATACACTGCTTGCTTGTTCTCTATTATTAATATACTAACCACAATTAAATTACAAGATTGGAAATTAACTGAACTAAAAGCCATGATTTAGAATTATGGGTATCAAGTAGTCTACATAAAAAATTGCATTAAAAATACAATAACCATTGGACATTCAGCTGCaacaacaagtcaccttgtacagagttcagctacaaacaattcaccctgtagagtgtttcagatatttttaaaaatgtaccTGCTCAGTTTTTCAATGCAACATTCATTCCAGATAATAATCTTCCTTTTCTATTACAATGATCCCTAGCCATTAAATTTACTTAGACATGCTATTTAACTTACATAAAGGTATATCATATCAAAGGTAAGTACACAGACACCAGGAGTGTTAATTAGGTTATGAACTGCGAAAATTACTCACCTCAACTGTTAATACTGGACAGGTACGTGAAGTGGCTACTTTGCTAAGCATTAAGTAATGTAGTCTAGTGTTACGTTTAGAGACAACATGTCTCTGTGTTTAGTCCACTCCCACTGTTAGCAGGCATGATGTAAAACGTACAGTACTGTAGTGAAGACTGCAATTTTGTTGTACATGCAAACACACTAAAGCCATTACCATCAACCAAACACATATATGGTGTAGATGGAAACaggcaagtccatgaagcattTGTTAAGTCCTCCCGCAGCATTCCAAAATGCATTTGTCAAGCTCAAGTGATACAGTACGTGACAGCAAAAAACTCAAGCTTGTAGCATCAGCTATCACAGTGCTATCTGAAGGCATTATTTAAATCAGTTGGCAGTAATTCTCAGTTATCAGTGCTACTTAGCAAAGCAATGATAACACAATTAATATGTGGCAATCTCTTCCCTCCACAATAGCTAGGTAAGAGAATGAATAACCAAAGTGATTGCCCTCTTTCAGATACATGCTCTATAGTTTTTAGAAAGATTTTAGTTATGGAATACTAAACTATGCATACATACTCTCAGTTAAATATATTATTTGCTCTTTGTAATAACATACCACTGGGTACAGTCTCTGCCATATTTGGTACATATAATGTACTAGGCTTTCCTGTACCAGCGTAATTCCTGCCAGTTACGGTGACAGTATAGCTAGTAGCAAGTGTCATTCCAGTGAAATTATAGGAGGTGTCATTTACTCTCGTCATTGTTACTCCATCAGATGGTAATATTGTCACATCATATGACACCGGTCCACATACCGAGTCAACAGTAACAGGATCCCATGATGTGGTGATAGAATATGCTAAACATACTTGACTAGTTCTGATATTCACAGAAGTAGGAAGATCTACAatgattaataataataataatccataTACTTGATTTGTACATTCATAGATATACAAGAATTAGATGATGCTTTTGCAAGCAAATAATTACCGATAATATAAAATGTGGATGAAACTTAAAAAGGCCCCACTTAAGAATGATACGATTAAGAATTCATATACGTATGGGCTACAGATATATCAAATGTATGGTTCAAATTTTTGCAAGTAAAGGCAAGAAAAACAACTATTTGTATGTTTTGATATAAGGGTTGGATAAGTTTGTGACAGTTTTAAAAGTACACAATAATTGACAAAGCATGATATTTACACTATGATGCCACTACAGTATTTGCTCCTACCTCCTCCACCTGCCTGTCTACATGGCTGAACAATTTGCATCCCACTAGGCCTAGAATATCCATTAACTATTGTAAGACGAGCTGAGTTAGGAGTATGTTTACTTATTCTTTCAACAGAATTAAGAGACCAGTCAGTCCAGTACAGGTAGTCACCATATACAGTTATAGAAAAAGGGTGATAGGTATCTGCTCCCCTTAACAAAATTACAATATTGTTTCCATCCAGATCTCCTCTGGCAATAATATCAGTCCAAGAATCTGCCCAGTAAAGTGCAGGTCCAGTGAAGTCAATAGTTACAGCATTTGGCCACACTAAGTTTTGTGTGACAATAGTTACTCTACCACTACCATCTAGGTGCATCTTTTCAATACGAGGGCTTGTACCCCAGTCAGTCATATATAGAGCATCATTCAGAGGGTCTAGAGCAATTCCTCTTGGCTCATCAGTATCATTAAAAAGTACCCTCCTAGAGTATCCATAGAGATCAGACTGTTCTAAAGTGTTTGTCCCAGTATCAGTCCAATATATCTTGTCATTAACCCAATCAATAGCTATGCCATCTGGTATACTCAGTCCTATAAATGATACACATCCACGTGTGATCAATATACAAGTATGTTGCTTCTGAATAGAAGACCATTACACTATTGAATATTGAAGAGCACATTTGTGTGTAGAGTAAACTTGCAAATTATTAGCAGTACTGGTACTGTTTCTGCGTACTACAGTTGTTTTACCGTTGTGGTACTGTTCCTGAACTAAGAGTTAATATGGAGAAGGTGAGAGGCGTATAACTATTAATAGGTACCAAATATTAGCTAAGTTTAAAATTGAAAATTGGCAAAACTCTATTTAaaacatgcatgcactgtaaGTACAGGACTGATTTATTATACGAGGTACTTACCATTCTATTTGAGGTATTAGTCAATGAACAGTACAACGATTTATATAAtcatttattgtatggtgtgtaaTTATGTTTTGGTTGTGTAGTTATGTTGTGCTTTGTATATTGCTTTGCAGTGTTgggaagttactttgtaaaagtaactagttacatattacatattacttgcaactgaactgttTAGTTGAGTAacagttacataattattacccataaaataaagtaactataataatattacatattatattactttgtgtccacagccttaagctgtcacatgtgaaactaccaccttatcacatgacatgattgcgttattagacaatgtgcaaatcttggttataagtaagaagctggtgaataagctacaTTCAGtataggcttcattacttcattgtggctaggcgttactcagtggattactaacgagattagtaacttcgttacttgtagtaatattattacataatattagatttgttacagtaactatattacttaggtaacgcgttacatttgtaagtaaggcaacttgagttatattacctgattttatagcgtatttcgttgtattacttagttaccacaaaagtaataatattacgtaacacgttacatacactgttaaaatgaggtgttacaggtgcacccatcgtaaaggtgttcatgtacacccatggtatttacaacaccctaagGGAGTACTGTAGCACTAGGGGTGTtattgaacaccacaaatgtcacTTTATTCCccataatagctaagccactgtaagggtgtttgcctacaccttggtatattgaaacccacaatcggatGCTTCTATTAAAAATTAGGTTATAAATACGTTTTgttaacttctataagagtgacttggaaacaaccaTGAGATAAGTATAAAAGTGTtgcaaaaatataattgtgtactgctaatgtgttttgttgttgttaatcATTGCGTATAAATTGAAATTAACATGAAAGTTACCGGAATgttatagcaagcctacatttcttttcaacaaaatgccaccatggagagcactagaacacctttaaagtgtactgtgacgcctttatagctattcctagaacacccttagggagtaTTGTAACGCctttgtaacaccttttagttgctcctagagtacccctggggagtactacaactcccttcaacggagtttaatttaaacagcagttagaactcctctaaaggtgattggattacaccctatttttaacagtgtaagtaacgcattactcccaacactgttgctTTGTTATTGTACTTTTATGTATGCAGTTATGCGTATAATGTGGAATGCCTTGGCCGAATTCCAGAGTTTAAACAACTCAATCAACAGACAAGTCCTACATAAGTAGTTAAGTACATCGCAAAATTATGTTTACTAAGTGccacaactgattgtgggttgtggCAGCCAAACTAAATCAACTGCCACAAACCTGATAGTGTCCAGACAAGGTTTACCTTGCCAAACCATGGTGAAATACACATCAGTTAAATTTTTACCTTTGTAAGGCATAGTCTGTTAGTGATTCATGTAATAATACGTGTTCAGTCATACATCGTAACATGTATAGCTATGGCTACTTCAGTGTATTGCAATTATATACACCCCTCAATCTTGGTCATTGGAATTTTACTTCCCTCACCAATCAACAGTAAGGGGTCCTTCTGAGTTTGGACtcagggtgtatataagtgcaatctACCTCATAGTCATAGTTTATATACATACTTACATATGTGATACACCTGTACATTAGCTATATTAATCACTAAAATGTTAATAATCATTACTTAataattacattaattttataaaaatttaTTTATGTAGGGGAATTTGTGTAAACTAAAATTAGCATGAAAGCATAATACATGTTGTTCCTACATGGTCATACCTACAGTATTTTGATCACGCAATATCCAGCATGTCAATTAAAGCCAGAGTTAACACACTTGGACATTCCATGTATAGGACTACAGTATGTGTGGAGTAATTGTTTACCTGACACTAGTGTAGTAATAGGACAACCAGTACTCAAAGGAGCAGTCTTAATGTGACCAAGTGACACATCTGTCCAGTACATCCTATCATTGTAGTAGTCATAATCAATAGCAACCCCATTACTTAATCCAGTAACTATGGTCTCGTTACCACTGCCATCAATGTTGACCCTGCTAATATTATTAATAGTGATGAATATTAAATAAGGGTCAGGATTTCCTTGACAACCAACAGCTGGACCTATAGTATAATATTTATGCTCATACACAGTGTGCATATAGTGACATACAGTAGATATGTATTTCACAGACACTAATACAGAGAGTATACaggtatatgtgaccggatttgcaaaaaggtaccttctccacacattttacataccagcaaacaaaataatgtaacacttgCGTCCTTTTACTGATTAAATTGCTGTTAGATTTAAGATGCAGCCAGATATTTTAACTGCACTCatagaaaatttcaggcaattttATGCAACTATGAAAATGTTATGAAACTCCAAAgtttaaaaaatgggtcaaattttgcgTGTGAATAGGTaccttttttgcaaatccagtcacatattatactttGAATTATCATCCATGCATTCCCAATTCACCTTGAGCATTGGGACTCTGTACA
This region includes:
- the LOC136264000 gene encoding low-density lipoprotein receptor-related protein 5-like isoform X2, which translates into the protein MRLDLQHLILLLAISLFVQSPNAQGPAVGCQGNPDPYLIFITINNISRVNIDGSGNETIVTGLSNGVAIDYDYYNDRMYWTDVSLGHIKTAPLSTGCPITTLVSGLSIPDGIAIDWVNDKIYWTDTGTNTLEQSDLYGYSRRVLFNDTDEPRGIALDPLNDALYMTDWGTSPRIEKMHLDGSGRVTIVTQNLVWPNAVTIDFTGPALYWADSWTDIIARGDLDGNNIVILLRGADTYHPFSITVYGDYLYWTDWSLNSVERISKHTPNSARLTIVNGYSRPSGMQIVQPCRQAGGGDLPTSVNIRTSQVCLAYSITTSWDPVTVDSVCGPVSYDVTILPSDGVTMTRVNDTSYNFTGMTLATSYTVTVTGRNYAGTGKPSTLYVPNMAETVPSGVTHLTNTTYRLDLIIVTWDPASSPYCGEVLYYQVVISSDEHVNIPNNIVNATCLAVTFLGLRSNTTYTITVAAVNKAGIGMGDSITVKTAATEVIAGPGSNIQIQIMKMTSQQEQ
- the LOC136264000 gene encoding uncharacterized protein isoform X1, whose translation is MRLDLQHLILLLAISLFVQSPNAQGPAVGCQGNPDPYLIFITINNISRVNIDGSGNETIVTGLSNGVAIDYDYYNDRMYWTDVSLGHIKTAPLSTGCPITTLVSGLSIPDGIAIDWVNDKIYWTDTGTNTLEQSDLYGYSRRVLFNDTDEPRGIALDPLNDALYMTDWGTSPRIEKMHLDGSGRVTIVTQNLVWPNAVTIDFTGPALYWADSWTDIIARGDLDGNNIVILLRGADTYHPFSITVYGDYLYWTDWSLNSVERISKHTPNSARLTIVNGYSRPSGMQIVQPCRQAGGGDLPTSVNIRTSQVCLAYSITTSWDPVTVDSVCGPVSYDVTILPSDGVTMTRVNDTSYNFTGMTLATSYTVTVTGRNYAGTGKPSTLYVPNMAETVPSGVTHLTNTTYRLDLIIVTWDPASSPYCGEVLYYQVVISSDEHVNIPNNIVNATCLAVTFLGLRSNTTYTITVAAVNKAGIGMGDSITVKTAATEVIAGPGSNIQIQVTDNENDLTTGAVVAISIVITFIITLVVTALITIIITRICYKHQQHKQLKDRANTDTVFENNHNQNDCQVENLVYGSRDELQTNPCYVTVNKIVKKQ